One genomic segment of Vibrio agarivorans includes these proteins:
- a CDS encoding BamA/TamA family outer membrane protein, with the protein MFNKNQPLLLATLTSLMAPFSLASSFVDPVDGKFDMGHYIAENAHGFLPVPIIITEPAVGYGGGLAGLFLHESEEEKQARKQAALMSVDGGARLVPAAMTVVGAAGTQNGSWFAFAGHRHSWFKDAIRYSGGAGLGQVNLDVYREFSDVPLVGDLSFEIGTENKGIAALQHLQFRVARTPLMLGIKQIWMKTDVTLDTGNDTANKILEKIGDTGLVPGLGETTNSALGLTVEYDTRDNIFYPTTGYILNGDYMFYDRQLGGDYDYQVFNFDGEGYIPLAEKWNLAFAGNYQQFETDDLMVPLTSKPYVDMRGVPSFRYQGDKIQTVQSQVTYDIDNRWNVSAFYGYGEALNDSSEDQSVQAYGAGFRYKIARRYGLRMGMDLAISEGEVTTYINVGTGF; encoded by the coding sequence ATGTTTAATAAAAACCAGCCACTTCTTCTTGCCACTCTGACCTCACTGATGGCACCTTTTTCTCTGGCTTCCTCTTTTGTCGATCCTGTAGACGGTAAGTTCGATATGGGCCATTACATAGCCGAAAATGCCCATGGATTTTTACCTGTCCCAATTATTATTACTGAGCCTGCCGTGGGTTATGGTGGTGGTTTAGCAGGTCTGTTTCTGCACGAAAGTGAAGAAGAAAAACAGGCACGTAAACAAGCTGCGCTCATGTCTGTGGACGGAGGCGCTCGACTTGTTCCTGCTGCGATGACGGTAGTGGGCGCGGCGGGGACGCAAAATGGCTCATGGTTCGCGTTTGCTGGCCACAGGCACTCATGGTTTAAAGATGCGATTCGTTATTCTGGTGGTGCAGGTTTAGGGCAGGTGAATTTAGATGTTTATCGAGAGTTTTCAGATGTTCCTTTAGTTGGTGATCTTAGCTTTGAAATAGGCACAGAGAATAAAGGCATCGCTGCACTTCAACACTTACAATTTCGCGTTGCGAGAACACCTTTGATGCTCGGTATTAAACAGATTTGGATGAAAACAGATGTGACACTAGACACAGGTAATGATACGGCAAATAAAATTCTCGAGAAAATTGGAGATACTGGTTTAGTGCCGGGGTTAGGAGAAACAACCAACTCTGCACTCGGTTTAACCGTGGAGTATGACACTCGAGATAACATCTTTTATCCCACCACAGGCTATATCTTAAATGGTGACTACATGTTTTATGATCGTCAGTTAGGTGGCGATTATGATTATCAAGTGTTTAACTTTGACGGTGAAGGTTACATTCCTTTAGCCGAAAAGTGGAACCTTGCATTTGCAGGAAACTATCAACAGTTTGAGACGGACGACCTGATGGTGCCTTTGACCTCAAAGCCTTACGTTGACATGCGTGGCGTACCCTCTTTCCGCTATCAAGGCGACAAGATCCAAACCGTGCAGTCGCAAGTGACTTATGACATCGATAACCGCTGGAATGTGTCCGCATTTTACGGTTATGGTGAGGCACTGAACGACAGCAGTGAAGATCAATCAGTACAAGCGTACGGTGCGGGCTTCCGTTATAAGATTGCGCGTCGTTATGGATTAAGAATGGGTATGGACTTGGCTATCAGCGAAGGTGAAGTGACCACATACATCAATGTCGGAACGGGCTTTTAA
- a CDS encoding DUF3012 domain-containing protein yields the protein MKRTLLLLSTLVILSGCEAEVGTQAWCDNLNETPKSEWTAQVTFDYAKHCVLSDAVGSAQWCESLEDKPKGDWSANEATSYAKHCVF from the coding sequence ATGAAACGAACACTGCTATTGCTATCGACACTGGTTATTTTGAGTGGCTGTGAAGCTGAAGTTGGCACACAAGCGTGGTGCGATAACCTGAATGAAACCCCAAAAAGTGAGTGGACAGCTCAGGTAACATTCGATTATGCCAAACATTGTGTATTGAGCGATGCGGTGGGCAGTGCCCAGTGGTGTGAAAGCTTAGAAGACAAGCCTAAAGGGGATTGGAGTGCGAACGAAGCGACGAGTTATGCCAAGCACTGCGTATTCTAA
- a CDS encoding B12-binding domain-containing radical SAM protein: protein MRYEGKIYRPWPEANSVLIQVTLGCSINTCTFCTMFDDKRFKIRDIEDVFADIEQVRRVYTHVESLFLTDGNVLAARTDYLLQVLKKIRETFPECKHIALYGGMNDFRRKSVDELKQLKEAGLGLVYSGLESGDPAVLEKIKKRMTQEHVIEGMARAKEAGIPVLLSFIFGLGGRGRSKEHIEETTRLLNIVKPEQIAPMALAVQPGSELEQEVERGEFVLPTQLQILEEEKHLLENLDIDTFYWGDHGNNIVPQRGYLPDSQALMLKRINAAIDNNPMAKENVIQTFAW from the coding sequence ATGAGATATGAGGGCAAAATCTACCGACCTTGGCCAGAAGCAAACAGTGTACTGATTCAAGTGACACTGGGATGCAGCATCAACACCTGTACATTCTGCACGATGTTTGATGACAAGCGCTTTAAAATTCGCGATATCGAAGACGTATTTGCCGATATCGAACAAGTAAGACGTGTTTATACTCATGTCGAATCACTCTTTTTGACCGATGGTAATGTACTGGCAGCGCGCACAGATTATCTACTTCAGGTGCTAAAAAAGATTCGCGAGACCTTCCCGGAGTGTAAACATATTGCCCTTTACGGTGGTATGAATGACTTTCGCCGTAAAAGTGTTGATGAACTCAAACAACTGAAGGAAGCAGGCTTAGGCCTTGTCTACTCTGGATTGGAGTCTGGCGACCCTGCTGTGCTTGAGAAGATCAAAAAACGCATGACACAAGAGCATGTAATTGAAGGTATGGCTCGCGCTAAAGAAGCAGGTATCCCAGTGCTTCTATCATTTATCTTCGGTTTGGGTGGACGTGGACGCTCAAAAGAGCATATTGAGGAGACCACACGCTTGCTTAACATTGTTAAGCCAGAACAAATTGCACCAATGGCACTGGCTGTGCAACCTGGCAGCGAACTAGAGCAAGAAGTGGAACGCGGTGAGTTCGTTCTTCCAACTCAGTTACAAATACTGGAAGAGGAAAAACACCTACTCGAGAATCTGGATATTGATACCTTCTACTGGGGTGATCACGGCAACAACATCGTTCCACAGCGTGGTTATCTGCCAGACTCACAAGCGTTAATGCTCAAACGCATCAATGCAGCTATCGATAACAATCCGATGGCAAAAGAGAATGTGATTCAAACATTCGCATGGTAA
- a CDS encoding SDR family NAD(P)-dependent oxidoreductase translates to MSKTILLTGATDGIGLETAKLLVAHGHNLLIHGRSKAKLEAAMATLKNTNTGAHIEGYLADLSDLEQVKQLADDVQKVHSHLDVVINNAGVFSTPVTTTDSGLDIRFVVNTIAPYLLTKALMPTLSKESRVVNLSSAAQAPVSIEALLGKAQLSDNAAYAQSKLALTMWSRKMGLELKGKGPLVISVNPASMLGSKMVKDAYGVNGGDLSIGADILTRLALSDEFAQNHGEYFDNDIGRLSSPHPDALNNSKVDAVINTIESII, encoded by the coding sequence ATGAGTAAAACAATCTTATTAACCGGCGCGACAGACGGTATTGGTCTAGAGACAGCGAAACTACTGGTTGCACACGGTCATAACTTGCTGATCCACGGTCGCAGCAAAGCCAAACTGGAAGCTGCAATGGCGACATTGAAGAACACCAACACCGGCGCACATATTGAAGGCTATCTTGCTGATCTATCAGATTTAGAACAGGTAAAACAGCTAGCGGACGATGTACAAAAAGTGCATTCGCACCTCGATGTCGTTATTAACAATGCGGGTGTTTTCAGTACACCTGTCACGACAACGGACAGCGGTTTGGATATTCGTTTTGTCGTTAATACCATCGCGCCTTATCTCCTGACCAAGGCCTTGATGCCAACATTGAGCAAGGAGAGTCGCGTCGTAAACCTTTCATCGGCAGCACAAGCACCCGTCTCTATTGAAGCATTATTAGGTAAAGCACAATTGAGCGACAATGCGGCCTATGCACAAAGTAAACTGGCACTAACGATGTGGTCACGCAAAATGGGGCTAGAGCTTAAAGGCAAAGGACCGTTGGTGATCTCCGTGAACCCTGCTTCAATGCTGGGCAGCAAAATGGTCAAAGACGCTTACGGTGTCAATGGTGGCGATTTGTCGATTGGTGCGGACATTCTTACCCGTTTAGCGCTCTCTGATGAGTTCGCTCAAAATCATGGTGAATATTTTGACAATGACATTGGCCGTCTAAGTTCACCGCACCCTGATGCGTTAAACAACAGTAAAGTTGATGCGGTCATCAATACCATCGAATCCATCATCTAA
- a CDS encoding DUF1330 domain-containing protein — protein sequence MTYYSVLEVTPTNDTWVADYIEPANRLVAQYGGKYLARTSSHERVEGEGGAPALRIIIEWPSRQAAIDFMNDQEYAPHLKARTAGSVSHHFLIEGKDDLAS from the coding sequence ATGACTTACTATTCAGTTTTAGAAGTGACACCAACCAATGATACTTGGGTAGCCGATTATATCGAGCCCGCAAATCGACTTGTCGCACAATATGGTGGCAAATACTTAGCGCGTACTTCAAGTCACGAGCGTGTTGAAGGTGAGGGTGGAGCACCTGCACTGCGCATTATTATTGAGTGGCCGTCGAGACAAGCGGCAATCGACTTTATGAATGATCAAGAATATGCACCACATCTGAAGGCGCGCACTGCTGGCTCTGTGAGTCATCACTTTTTGATAGAAGGTAAAGATGATCTAGCAAGCTAA